From one Mangifera indica cultivar Alphonso unplaced genomic scaffold, CATAS_Mindica_2.1 Un_0064, whole genome shotgun sequence genomic stretch:
- the LOC123207175 gene encoding caffeic acid 3-O-methyltransferase-like: protein MSQEQEVGKLAIRFANAAILPMVMKSAIELNLIGIIFASDNGVFLSPSDIASMLPTKNPEAPVLLDRMLRLLASYDILKCSVRKGENGQVERLYGAAPICKFFVKNADGGSVASLLQLQHDKVTMEGWYHLTDTVLEGGTPFNRAKGMSSAFEYIEKDPKHHQLFNKAMSNNTTLIMKKMVDVYKGFEGVKVLVDVGGGIGTNLGTITSKYPYIKGINFDLPHVVAHAPPISGVEHVGGDMFTNIPKGDAIFLKTVLHDWGDEDCLKILKKCCEALPSPGKVIIVEVIVPEIPENSVSSNIACELDLLMMIVHPGGRERTLKEFEALASESGFSTCEIICSVYNIWVLEFHK, encoded by the exons ATGTCGCAAGAACAAGAAGTGGGCAAACTAGCCATCAGGTTTGCAAACGCCGCGATCCTTCCGATGGTGATGAAATCAGCCATCGAGCTCAACCTCATAGGCATCATCTTTGCCTCTGACAACGGCGTTTTCCTCTCACCTTCCGACATCGCAAGTATGCTCCCCACCAAGAACCCTGAGGCGCCCGTTTTGCTTGACCGCATGCTACGGCTCTTGGCCAGCTATGATATACTCAAGTGCTCGGTTAGAAAAGGAGAGAACGGACAAGTTGAAAGATTGTACGGTGCTGCACCCATTTGCAAGTTCTTTGTTAAGAATGCAGATGGAGGATCGGTTGCTAGTTTGTTGCAGTTGCAACACGACAAGGTCACCATGGAAGGCTG GTATCATCTAACTGATACAGTGCTTGAAGGTGGAACCCCTTTCAATAGGGCAAAAGGAATGAGCTCTGCTTTTGAATACATCGAAAAGGATCCAAAACATCACCAGTTATTCAACAAAGCAATGTCAAATAACACTACCCTAATCATGAAGAAGATGGTTGATGTTTACAAAGGATTTGAAGGCGTCAAAGTATTAGTAGACGTGGGTGGTGGAATTGGGACTAATCTTGGCACCATCACTTCTAAGTATCCTTACATTAAAggcattaattttgatttaccACATGTTGTAGCTCATGCACCTCCAATATCAG GTGTTGAGCATGTCGGAGGAGATATGTTCACAAATATTCCAAAAGGTGATGCCATTTTCTTAAAG ACGGTTCTACATGATTGGGGTGATGAAGACTGCTTGAAAATTCTCAAGAAATGTTGTGAAGCTCTTCCAAGCCCTGGAAAAGTTATCATTGTTGAAGTGATTGTTCCTGAGATTCCTGAAAACAGTGTTTCATCAAACATTGCCTGCGAACTAGATCTGTTAATGATGATTGTGCACCCAGGAGGAAGAGAGAGGACCCTTAAAGAGTTTGAGGCATTAGCTTCGGAATCCGGATTTTCCACGTGTGAAATTATATGCTCTGTATACAACATCTGGGTTTTGGAGTTCCACAAATGA